From one Deltaproteobacteria bacterium genomic stretch:
- a CDS encoding DegQ family serine endoprotease, with translation MVMVWMVSLLFFPLASQAKEGGIESLRQTSKAFSDVAKRVSPAVVFIQIEKTVQQPNVQFFSPFGQGTPFGDQFFNRFFGMPGPQPPDQSQQAPRQQIIGQGSGFIISKDGYILTNNHVVGDADKVVVKLLDGREFTATTVGADPHSDVAVIKIEADNLPVLQLGNSDDIEVGEWVVAIGNPFGLSHTLTVGVVSAKGRSSIGIADYENFIQTDAAINPGNSGGPLVDLDGKVVGMNTAIFSQSGGYMGIGFAIPINMARSIKDQLIKTGTVVRGYLGVAIQELTPDLAKSFGMNDQKGILVAQVSKDTPAEDAGLKQGDVIIEFDGKSVDQVGAFRNQVALEMPGTRVNVTVLRNGKREQLSVTIGKLPDKETAVAANPHNLEKIGMTVQNITPELAQQFGLEKKKGVIITDVAPGSVAALANVRPGGIILEVNRTPVEDLKAFKKAIADVSENGVVLLLIQEGEYTRYVALKTE, from the coding sequence ATGGTGATGGTGTGGATGGTTTCCTTGCTGTTTTTTCCGTTGGCTTCCCAGGCAAAGGAAGGTGGCATAGAAAGCCTGAGGCAAACCAGCAAGGCCTTTTCCGATGTCGCCAAAAGGGTGTCACCGGCTGTGGTGTTTATTCAGATCGAAAAAACCGTACAGCAGCCCAATGTTCAATTTTTTTCACCATTTGGTCAAGGCACACCGTTCGGCGATCAATTTTTCAATCGTTTTTTCGGCATGCCCGGACCGCAACCCCCCGATCAATCACAACAGGCACCCCGGCAACAAATAATCGGGCAGGGATCGGGATTTATTATCTCCAAGGACGGGTATATCCTGACGAACAATCACGTCGTCGGGGACGCTGACAAGGTTGTCGTAAAACTGCTCGATGGCCGTGAGTTTACCGCAACGACGGTCGGGGCCGACCCCCATTCCGATGTCGCGGTTATCAAGATTGAAGCCGACAATTTGCCCGTTCTCCAATTGGGGAATTCAGATGACATCGAAGTGGGTGAATGGGTTGTGGCTATAGGGAATCCCTTCGGTCTGTCCCATACCCTGACTGTCGGTGTGGTCAGCGCCAAAGGACGCAGCAGCATCGGAATCGCGGATTATGAAAACTTCATACAGACGGATGCCGCTATCAATCCGGGAAACTCCGGGGGGCCCCTCGTGGATCTGGACGGCAAGGTTGTGGGTATGAATACGGCCATCTTCAGCCAGAGCGGCGGATATATGGGGATCGGTTTTGCCATTCCTATCAACATGGCCAGGTCGATCAAGGATCAGTTGATTAAAACCGGAACGGTCGTTCGGGGTTATCTTGGTGTCGCTATCCAGGAGTTGACACCGGATCTGGCTAAATCTTTTGGGATGAACGATCAAAAAGGAATACTAGTGGCGCAGGTCTCGAAGGACACGCCGGCTGAAGATGCCGGATTAAAACAAGGCGATGTGATCATCGAATTCGACGGAAAGTCCGTTGATCAGGTGGGCGCGTTCCGCAATCAAGTGGCTCTCGAGATGCCGGGCACGCGGGTGAATGTCACGGTCTTACGCAACGGAAAACGCGAGCAATTATCCGTCACCATCGGTAAGCTTCCGGACAAGGAAACCGCCGTGGCCGCAAATCCTCACAACCTTGAAAAAATCGGCATGACCGTTCAGAACATAACGCCGGAGCTGGCGCAACAGTTTGGTCTCGAGAAGAAAAAGGGAGTGATCATAACGGATGTCGCACCGGGTTCGGTGGCGGCCTTGGCGAATGTCAGGCCCGGCGGAATCATTCTGGAAGTGAATCGAACACCGGTTGAAGATTTAAAGGCTTTCAAGAAGGCGATTGCCGATGTTTCTGAAAACGGGGTGGTGCTGCTGTTGATTCAGGAGGGCGAGTATACACGGTATGTGGCGCTGAAAACCGAATAA
- a CDS encoding response regulator, producing MTERANQYRILLAEDDYEMRTLLAVSLRRSGYDVIECSDGIGLLTHLETFFLPDGFEREAVDLIISDIRMPGITGMEVLEGKPKYRNFPPMIVITAFGDAETHEMAYRCGAAAVFDKPFDVDLLLEKVKDVFEDIHAEDGR from the coding sequence ATGACGGAAAGGGCAAACCAATACCGCATTCTGCTGGCAGAAGACGATTATGAAATGCGGACCTTGTTGGCGGTGAGTTTACGGAGGTCCGGTTATGACGTCATTGAATGCTCGGATGGCATCGGGTTGTTGACGCATCTTGAAACCTTTTTTCTGCCGGATGGATTCGAACGAGAGGCGGTGGACCTGATTATCTCCGACATTCGTATGCCGGGAATAACGGGAATGGAGGTGCTGGAAGGCAAACCCAAGTACCGGAATTTTCCTCCCATGATTGTTATCACCGCTTTCGGAGATGCCGAAACCCATGAAATGGCTTATCGATGCGGTGCGGCCGCCGTTTTTGACAAGCCGTTTGATGTGGACCTGCTTCTGGAGAAGGTGAAGGATGTTTTTGAAGATATTCACGCCGAGGATGGCAGATAA
- a CDS encoding sigma-54 dependent transcriptional regulator has protein sequence MKGRVLIVDDDQSMCEMLAADLKHRDYRVSWYTMAEDAFVDLKEADFDVVLADIHLPGMTGIELCERIAANRPDIPVVAMTGFGSLEKAVASIRAGAYDFVTKPVDSDLLEMVLNRAISHHALQEKVKLLSRMAPKRQQFDALLGESPPMQKLFSQMTHIADTDISILLLGESGTGKELVAQTLHEQSRRRRAPFIPVNCSALPETLLESELFGHKKGAYTGATADRKGLFLEAENGTLFLDEVAEMPIMLQPKLLRALEERAIRPLGGNSEIHIDVRIIAATNQDLERAVEEGRFREDLFYRLNVMQIEVPPLRSRGTDVLLLADQFVKQYAQRFNKRVTGISENAAQRLIDYVWHGNVRELRNAMERAVALTRFEKIAVDDLPQKIQAYKSEHFFIGSHDPHELLPMEDVERRYLLHVLKIVGGNRSAAARILKLDRKTLYRKLQRYGALKK, from the coding sequence ATGAAGGGAAGGGTACTGATCGTAGATGATGATCAATCGATGTGTGAGATGCTCGCTGCCGACTTGAAGCATCGAGATTATCGGGTCTCCTGGTATACCATGGCTGAAGACGCATTTGTAGATCTGAAAGAAGCCGATTTCGACGTCGTTCTGGCGGACATTCACCTGCCGGGCATGACCGGTATAGAGCTGTGCGAAAGAATCGCCGCGAATCGCCCCGATATTCCGGTGGTTGCCATGACCGGTTTCGGGAGCCTAGAAAAGGCCGTCGCTTCCATCCGGGCGGGTGCCTATGATTTCGTTACCAAGCCGGTCGATTCGGATCTTCTTGAAATGGTTCTGAATCGGGCAATATCCCACCATGCGTTACAGGAGAAAGTAAAGCTGTTGAGCCGGATGGCTCCGAAGCGACAGCAATTCGACGCGCTTTTAGGGGAAAGTCCCCCCATGCAAAAACTGTTTTCGCAGATGACGCACATCGCAGATACGGATATTTCCATCCTGCTTCTGGGGGAGAGCGGCACCGGCAAGGAGCTTGTCGCCCAAACCTTGCATGAACAAAGCCGGCGCCGTCGGGCGCCGTTTATTCCCGTCAACTGCTCCGCGTTACCGGAAACACTGCTGGAGAGTGAACTTTTCGGGCACAAAAAAGGGGCCTATACCGGTGCGACGGCCGACCGGAAGGGCTTGTTTCTGGAAGCTGAAAACGGCACCCTCTTTTTGGACGAAGTCGCAGAGATGCCGATCATGCTTCAACCCAAGCTGCTCCGGGCGCTGGAGGAGCGCGCCATTCGACCGCTTGGTGGCAATTCGGAAATTCATATCGATGTAAGGATTATAGCCGCCACAAACCAGGACCTCGAACGCGCCGTTGAAGAGGGGCGCTTTCGTGAAGACCTCTTTTATCGCCTCAATGTCATGCAGATCGAAGTGCCGCCCCTGCGGTCGCGCGGAACGGATGTGTTGCTGCTGGCCGACCAGTTTGTCAAACAGTATGCGCAACGCTTCAACAAACGGGTGACGGGGATTTCCGAAAATGCGGCACAAAGGCTTATTGATTATGTCTGGCACGGCAATGTCCGTGAATTGCGCAACGCCATGGAACGCGCCGTGGCGTTGACGCGTTTTGAAAAAATAGCAGTAGACGATCTCCCCCAAAAAATCCAAGCCTATAAAAGCGAACACTTTTTCATCGGCTCCCACGATCCGCATGAACTGCTTCCCATGGAAGACGTAGAGCGCCGCTACCTCCTGCACGTATTGAAGATTGTCGGCGGCAATCGCTCCGCGGCTGCGAGGATATTGAAACTGGACCGCAAAACGCTGTACAGGAAACTGCAGCGCTATGGCGCTTTGAAAAAATAG
- a CDS encoding HAMP domain-containing protein: MKLFYKVYLFLILVLVLILAGSGWVDHHREVALFNDDMAKDAILIGKAMSGMIEHVIHQSGTEMARKLVREANLKEHNIHFRWVQLDSPAATVNAPAVPLNSIESVMQGRVVSLIMDKGKKGAFRFTYVPVDTSGGPPSAIELSESLAALKKYIRDSTLHLIAITFLLLLSSGMLLWFQFQKWIHRPLSRIIDKSRRIGKGDLAPDLVFDGRDEFAELCETLNTMCRDLSESWEAARTENERRIEALEQLRHSERLATLGRISAGMAHEFGTPLNVIHGRSKMIRSGDLEHADIVQSAGIIGEQTEKIIKIMQNLLDFARRRKPKRSPQDMAAVAKRVIDMLAPTAGEKRVYFQVVEQESLPMIPVDPLQIQQVLTNLVINGMQAMTDGGRVEVALEILKKKHPEKRDTGGDYLAMHIKDEGRGIQPENIAHIFEPFFTTKDVGAGTGLGLSIVYGIVQEHDGWIEVESTWGKGSCFTVYLPIEVSP, encoded by the coding sequence ATGAAGCTTTTTTACAAAGTCTATCTTTTCTTGATTCTGGTGCTTGTGCTGATCCTGGCGGGTTCGGGGTGGGTCGATCATCATCGTGAGGTTGCGCTTTTCAATGATGACATGGCAAAGGACGCAATTCTGATCGGTAAGGCGATGTCGGGCATGATCGAGCATGTGATCCATCAATCGGGAACAGAGATGGCGCGAAAACTTGTTCGCGAAGCCAATCTGAAGGAGCACAACATTCATTTCCGGTGGGTGCAACTGGACTCCCCGGCGGCCACCGTGAATGCGCCGGCGGTGCCTTTGAATAGCATTGAGAGCGTTATGCAGGGGAGGGTCGTGTCGCTCATCATGGACAAGGGAAAAAAAGGCGCATTTCGCTTTACCTACGTTCCTGTTGACACCAGCGGCGGCCCCCCTTCCGCCATTGAACTTTCCGAATCCTTGGCCGCGCTGAAAAAATATATCCGGGATTCCACCCTGCACCTGATTGCCATTACCTTCTTGCTGCTGCTGTCATCCGGAATGCTGCTTTGGTTTCAATTCCAGAAATGGATTCACCGGCCGCTGTCTCGCATTATCGACAAGTCCAGAAGAATCGGGAAAGGGGATCTTGCCCCCGATCTGGTTTTCGACGGGCGGGACGAGTTTGCCGAACTTTGTGAAACATTGAACACCATGTGTCGGGACCTCAGTGAAAGCTGGGAGGCTGCCAGAACGGAAAACGAACGCCGGATTGAAGCGTTGGAACAGCTGCGCCACAGCGAGCGCCTCGCCACCCTTGGCCGGATTTCGGCTGGAATGGCACATGAATTCGGAACCCCGCTGAACGTCATCCATGGACGCTCGAAAATGATCCGCTCCGGGGATCTCGAGCATGCAGACATCGTCCAATCAGCCGGTATCATCGGAGAACAAACCGAAAAAATCATAAAAATTATGCAGAACCTGCTCGATTTCGCCCGGCGCAGGAAGCCCAAGCGGTCGCCACAAGACATGGCGGCTGTGGCTAAACGGGTGATCGACATGCTGGCGCCAACGGCAGGCGAGAAAAGGGTTTATTTTCAGGTTGTCGAGCAGGAAAGCCTCCCCATGATTCCCGTCGACCCGCTGCAGATTCAACAGGTGCTGACCAATTTGGTGATAAACGGCATGCAGGCAATGACCGACGGGGGCCGCGTGGAAGTTGCTTTGGAAATTCTGAAGAAAAAACACCCTGAAAAGAGGGATACGGGTGGAGACTATCTGGCAATGCATATAAAAGATGAAGGGCGGGGCATACAACCCGAAAACATAGCGCATATATTCGAACCGTTTTTTACGACCAAGGATGTCGGGGCGGGGACCGGCCTCGGTCTTTCCATCGTTTACGGGATCGTTCAGGAGCATGACGGGTGGATAGAGGTGGAGAGCACCTGGGGAAAGGGGTCCTGTTTCACGGTTTATCTGCCAATCGAGGTGTCGCCATGA
- a CDS encoding AMP-binding protein, with amino-acid sequence MAKIFTAWPDEWPRSLNYPEQPVFSILDRTASRVPERLALLFGGMELTFGELKTLADRFAAALISTGIQKGDKVAIHLPNCPQFAIAYYGALKAGAVFTPLSPLLAPREIVYQLNDAEARMLISLDLVYPGIAEIIPETGVEHVITTSIADCYSPVIQPLKPLEKIPVPDTLDMVDMLKDNEPDAPEIEIDVFKDLAHLAYTGGTTGLSKGVMLTHYNVVANTCQYGHWFNGARLEIRDGVPQSVLPPGVDPVKDRPSATDTETALVVVPWFHAMGTVGYLNNLVYGGTTMVVFPRFDPQEYLQGVRKYKATVLGGAPQLFIPLVNLPEFDSQDLAGIKIVSSGAAPLAMPILEKMLNSFSGTVCEAYGMTECTMGATANPPNRNAIRQGSVGLPVFDTECKVVDLFSGEDLPPGEKGEICIKGPQVMQGYWNKPEETDLVLKDGWLHSGDIGTMDEDGYFYITDRKKDMIIYKGYNVYPRELEEVLFTHPDVAQCAVIGKPAMEVGESPVAFVQLRTGAQADEKVLAEYVNSQVAAYKKVREIHFLEAIPVSAAGKVLKRELREMLK; translated from the coding sequence ATGGCAAAAATATTTACCGCATGGCCCGATGAATGGCCCCGAAGCCTCAACTATCCGGAACAACCGGTCTTCTCCATTCTGGACCGAACGGCCTCACGCGTCCCCGAGCGCCTGGCACTCCTATTCGGAGGAATGGAACTGACCTTCGGGGAATTAAAAACGCTGGCAGACCGTTTTGCGGCGGCCCTGATATCCACCGGGATCCAAAAGGGCGACAAGGTGGCCATCCATCTTCCGAACTGCCCCCAGTTCGCCATCGCCTATTACGGTGCGCTGAAGGCGGGCGCCGTTTTTACCCCCCTGAGCCCTTTGCTGGCGCCCAGAGAGATTGTCTACCAGCTCAATGACGCCGAAGCCAGGATGCTGATCTCCCTGGACCTGGTCTACCCCGGCATCGCCGAAATCATTCCGGAAACGGGGGTCGAGCACGTCATCACCACCAGCATCGCCGACTGCTACAGCCCGGTCATCCAGCCCCTCAAACCCCTGGAAAAAATTCCCGTACCCGACACCCTCGACATGGTTGACATGCTCAAGGACAATGAACCCGATGCGCCTGAAATCGAAATCGACGTCTTCAAAGACCTGGCCCACCTGGCCTATACCGGCGGCACCACGGGTCTGTCCAAAGGGGTCATGTTGACCCACTACAATGTCGTGGCCAACACGTGCCAGTACGGGCATTGGTTCAACGGCGCCCGTCTCGAGATCCGGGATGGTGTGCCCCAATCCGTTCTCCCACCGGGGGTGGATCCCGTCAAGGACCGGCCCAGCGCCACGGACACGGAGACCGCCCTGGTGGTGGTGCCCTGGTTTCATGCCATGGGCACCGTGGGCTATCTCAACAACCTGGTCTACGGCGGCACCACCATGGTGGTCTTCCCGCGCTTCGACCCCCAGGAGTACCTGCAGGGCGTGCGAAAATACAAGGCCACGGTCCTGGGCGGAGCGCCCCAGCTGTTCATCCCCCTGGTCAACCTTCCGGAATTCGACAGCCAAGACCTGGCCGGGATCAAGATCGTGTCCTCCGGAGCGGCTCCTCTGGCCATGCCCATACTGGAGAAAATGCTGAATTCTTTTTCCGGCACGGTGTGCGAAGCCTACGGCATGACCGAATGCACCATGGGCGCCACCGCCAACCCGCCGAACCGAAACGCTATCCGCCAGGGGTCCGTCGGCCTCCCGGTTTTCGACACGGAATGCAAGGTTGTCGACCTGTTTTCCGGCGAAGACCTTCCCCCCGGTGAAAAAGGCGAAATCTGCATCAAGGGACCTCAGGTGATGCAGGGCTACTGGAACAAACCCGAGGAGACCGACCTGGTGTTGAAAGACGGGTGGCTCCATAGCGGCGACATCGGCACCATGGATGAAGACGGGTATTTCTATATTACCGACCGCAAGAAGGACATGATCATCTACAAGGGTTACAATGTCTATCCGCGCGAGTTGGAGGAGGTCCTTTTCACCCACCCGGATGTGGCCCAGTGTGCCGTTATCGGGAAACCGGCAATGGAGGTCGGTGAATCCCCGGTGGCCTTCGTTCAGTTGCGGACCGGTGCGCAGGCCGATGAAAAGGTATTGGCCGAATACGTCAACTCGCAGGTGGCAGCCTACAAGAAGGTGCGTGAAATCCACTTTCTCGAGGCCATACCGGTCAGCGCCGCCGGAAAGGTTCTAAAAAGGGAATTGAGAGAAATGCTGAAGTGA